From the genome of Orcinus orca chromosome 5, mOrcOrc1.1, whole genome shotgun sequence, one region includes:
- the NUDT16 gene encoding U8 snoRNA-decapping enzyme: MAGMRRLELAEALQLGPGWRHACHALLYAPDPGLLFGRIPLRYAVLMQMRFDGRLGFPGGFVDLRDCSLEDGLNRELGEELGEAAAAFRVERADYRSSHAGSRPRVVAHFYAKCLTLEQLTAVEMGAPRARDHGLEVLGLVRVPLYTLRDGVGGLPAFLENTFIGNAREQLLEALQNLGLLEPGSFARLKFSACP; encoded by the exons ATGGCCGGGATGCGCAGGCTGGAGCTGGCGGAGGCCTTGCAGCTGGGGCCGGGCTGGCGGCACGCGTGCCACGCGCTGCTCTACGCGCCGGACCCGGGGTTGCTCTTCGGCCGCATCCCGCTGCGCTACGCAGTGCTG ATGCAGATGCGCTTTGACGGGCGCCTGGGCTTCCCCGGCGGCTTCGTGGACTTGCGGGACTGCAGCCTGGAGGACGGGCTGAACCGCGAGCTAGGCGAGGAACTGGGCGAGGCCGCGGCCGCCTTCCGCGTGGAGCGTGCCGATTACCGCAGCTCGCACGCCGGGTCCCGGCCGCGCGTCGTGGCGCACTTCTACGCCAAGTGCCTGACCCTGGAGCAGCTGACTGCGGTGGAGATGGGCGCGCCGCGCGCCCGGGACCACGGGCTGGAG GTGCTGGGCCTGGTACGGGTGCCCCTGTACACCCTGCGGGATGGTGTGGGaggcctgcctgccttcctggagAATACGTTTATTGGAAATGCACGGGAACAGCTGCTGGAAGCCCTCCAGAACCTCGGACTGCTGGAACCTGGCTCTTTCGCACGCTTAAAGTTCTCAGCTTGTCCCTAG